CAGCCAATCCAACCGGTCACCACATACAAGTCGGAATCTGAGTCCCTCAATGTTCCCTTCACGGACCAACCTCGGGAGTGCTCAGCGCAGCAGCGCCGGGCCGTCCACCGAATTCGCCAGGTACGAACGCATCTGCCGGCCGCCTTCGCGGTACACGTGCACGCTGATCGCCGGGTCCGGCCCGTCGTTGCGCACCTCGTGCACGTATCCCGGCCCGAACACCCGCGACTGCCCGGCGCTGAGCCCGTGCACCTCGGTCACCGCCCGGCCGCCGGGTGCCCGCCGCGCGACGGTTTCAGTCAGCTGCCCGGAGACGATGGTGAACGCGCCGCTGGAGAAGGCGTGGTCGTGCAGGTCGGTGTGCTGGCCGGGAAGCCAGCTGAGCAGCCAGACCTCCTGGCCTTCGGTGCGCTCGACCAGCGCGGAGAACCGTGCCTCCGGGTCGTAGCGCAGCAGCGCGCCCCAGCGTTCCCGGTCCGCCGCCACGTCGAGGGCGACGCGGACCGGGTGGCGCAGGGCGGGGTCTTCGGGACGCAGCAGGGTGTTGTCCGGAACGGCGAACATGAAAAGAAGTCCTTACCAAGGAAAGCGGGTGTCGAGCTGGGCCGGGGCGGGTTCACCGACAACAGCGACACGACATGCCCATGACGGGGCGGAGGTCGGCAGACCCCGGCCGCATCGTCATCGCGCACGTCAGCATGCGGTCAAGCGAACCAGCCCCGGGCCGCCCGGTCAACCGCTTCCCAGCTCGTGGACGGCTCCGAACCGCTCGCGTTTGCGCAGGCCACCCGGCTGCCGCGAGCCGGAGCCGGTCAGCTCCACTCGTGTTTCTGCGACCGCCCGAGCAGCTCCGCGCCCGCCTGCCGCGGGTCGACGCCCTCGTGGCACACCCGGTACATCGCGTCGGTGATCGGCATGTCGACCCCGTGCCGCCGCGCCAGTTCGCGGATCGACGAGCAGGACGCGACCCCCTCGGCGACCTGCCCGCCGGTCGCCGCCTGCGCCTCGGCCAGCGTCTCGCCGCGGCCGAGCCGTTCGCCGAAGGTCCGGTTGCGCGACAACGGCGACGAGCAGGTCGCCACCAGGTCGCCGAGCCCGGCGAGACCGGCGAAGGTCAGCGGGTCGGCGCCGAGTTTCGCGCCCAGCCGCGCCATTTCGGCGAGGCCGCGGGTGATCAGCGTCGCCATCGTGTTCGCGCCCAAGCCCATCCCGGCGGCCATGCCGCAGCTGAGCGCGATCACGTTCTTGCACGCGCCGCCCAGCTCGCAGCCGATCACGTCGGTGTTGGTGTAGGGCCGGAAATACTGGTTCGACGTGGCCCGCTGCACCGCCTTCGCGCGCTCGTGGTCGGCGCACGCGAGCACCGCCGCGGCCGGCTGCCCAGCGGCGATCTCGCGGGCCAGGTTCGGCCCGGACACCACGACGATCTCGCCGGGGTCCACTTCGGCGAGCTCGGCGATCACCTCGCTCATCCGCTTGAGCGTGCCCAGTTCCACGCCCTTGGCGAGGCTGACCAGGATCGCCTCCGGCGGCAGCAGCGGCCGCCATCCGGTGAGGTTCGCGCGCAGGCTCTGGCTCGGCACGCCGAGCACCACGGCGTGGGCTCCGGCCAGCGCCTCGGCCGCGTCCGCGGTCGCGGTGATCCGCTCCGGCAGCCGGGTTCCCGGCAGGTACGACTCGTTGGTGTGCCGCTCCCGGATCTCCTCGGCGACGCTTTCCCGGCGCGCCCACATCGTGACGTCGCGGCCCGCGTCGCCGAGCACCTTCGCGAACGCGGTGCCCCACGAACCCGCGCCCAGCACGGTCACCCGCTGCACGTCGGCGGCGAAGCCGGCCATCAGTCGCCGTCCTCCTGCTTCTTCGGCTCGGCGGTCTGGACCGGCTTCCCGGGCGGAGCTTCCTTGACCGGCGGCTCTTCCTGCCGGATCTCCGCGAGCAGCCGGGTGACCTCGTCCATCATCAGCGCGGTGACCTCGCGCAGCGTCGAAGCGCTGCGCGGGTTCCCGCCGCGGAAGGCGGACAGGTCGATCGGGTCGCCGACCAGGTGCGTCACCGTCTTGCGCGGAAACGGTGTGAACTTCTTGGTGTAGCCGTTGAAGATGTGATTCGTGCCCCAGCGCGCGATCGGGAACACCGGTACGTCGTTCTGCAGCGCCAGCCGGGCCGCGCCGCTGTAGGCGTCCTTCGGCCAGCCGTCCGGGTCCTTGGTGATGGTGCCCTCGGGGTAGATCACGATGATCTTGCCCGCTTCGAGCGCCTGATGCGCGGCCTTGAGGCTGTCGCCGGCCGCGCTCGACCCGCGCTCCACCGGGATCTGCCCGGACCCGGTGACGATCCGGCCGAAGATCGGCACGCCCTTCAGGCTCGCTTTGAGGAAGAACCGCGGCACCCGCTTCTGCCGGTGCACGAAGACCGCGTCGACCGGCGGGTCCAGGTGCGAGATGTGGTTCATCACCAGCACCGCGGCCCCTTC
This sequence is a window from Amycolatopsis benzoatilytica AK 16/65. Protein-coding genes within it:
- a CDS encoding cysteine dioxygenase; amino-acid sequence: MFAVPDNTLLRPEDPALRHPVRVALDVAADRERWGALLRYDPEARFSALVERTEGQEVWLLSWLPGQHTDLHDHAFSSGAFTIVSGQLTETVARRAPGGRAVTEVHGLSAGQSRVFGPGYVHEVRNDGPDPAISVHVYREGGRQMRSYLANSVDGPALLR
- a CDS encoding NAD(P)H-dependent glycerol-3-phosphate dehydrogenase, with translation MAGFAADVQRVTVLGAGSWGTAFAKVLGDAGRDVTMWARRESVAEEIRERHTNESYLPGTRLPERITATADAAEALAGAHAVVLGVPSQSLRANLTGWRPLLPPEAILVSLAKGVELGTLKRMSEVIAELAEVDPGEIVVVSGPNLAREIAAGQPAAAVLACADHERAKAVQRATSNQYFRPYTNTDVIGCELGGACKNVIALSCGMAAGMGLGANTMATLITRGLAEMARLGAKLGADPLTFAGLAGLGDLVATCSSPLSRNRTFGERLGRGETLAEAQAATGGQVAEGVASCSSIRELARRHGVDMPITDAMYRVCHEGVDPRQAGAELLGRSQKHEWS
- a CDS encoding lysophospholipid acyltransferase family protein, with the protein product MARREKGGFWVGLAAAAFYPMTAIGKRVYLGAEKIPREGAAVLVMNHISHLDPPVDAVFVHRQKRVPRFFLKASLKGVPIFGRIVTGSGQIPVERGSSAAGDSLKAAHQALEAGKIIVIYPEGTITKDPDGWPKDAYSGAARLALQNDVPVFPIARWGTNHIFNGYTKKFTPFPRKTVTHLVGDPIDLSAFRGGNPRSASTLREVTALMMDEVTRLLAEIRQEEPPVKEAPPGKPVQTAEPKKQEDGD